The Mycobacterium seoulense genome has a window encoding:
- a CDS encoding nuclear transport factor 2 family protein yields the protein MTTSEIATVLAWHDALNAADLETLVELSSDDIEIGDAHGAAQGHEALRSWAASRDGTAEVGRMYVHDGVVVVEQKVSAPDSPGAVTTAASAFRVVHDHVTSVFRHDDLASALAATDLTESDLVN from the coding sequence ATGACCACTTCGGAGATCGCCACCGTCCTGGCGTGGCACGACGCGCTCAACGCCGCCGATCTGGAAACCCTGGTCGAGCTGTCCAGCGACGACATCGAGATCGGCGACGCGCACGGCGCCGCGCAGGGCCACGAGGCGCTGCGCAGCTGGGCCGCCTCCCGCGACGGCACGGCCGAAGTCGGCCGGATGTACGTGCACGACGGTGTCGTGGTCGTCGAACAGAAGGTCAGCGCCCCGGACAGTCCCGGAGCCGTGACCACCGCGGCGTCGGCATTCCGGGTGGTCCACGACCACGTCACGTCCGTGTTCCGGCACGACGACCTGGCGTCGGCGCTGGCGGCCACCGACCTCACCGAATCCGACCTCGTCAATTGA
- a CDS encoding UDP-glucose dehydrogenase family protein, giving the protein MRCTVFGTGYLGATHAVGMAELGHEVVGVDIDSGKIAKLAGGDIPFYEPGLRKLLTKNLAAGRLRFTTDYDLAAEFADVHFLGVGTPQKKGEYGADLRHVYAVIDALVPRLTRSSVLVGKSTVPVGTAAELNHRAAALTPRGVDVEIAWNPEFLREGYAVHDTLHPDRIVLGVQQDSTRAETAVRELYGPLLAEGVPFLVTDLQTAELVKVSANAFLATKISFINAISEVCEAAGADVSVLADALGYDPRIGRQFLNAGLGFGGGCLPKDIRAFMARAGELGADQALTFLREVDSINMRRRTRMVELASAACGGSLLGANIAVLGAAFKPESDDVRDSPALNVAGQLQLNGAAVNVYDPKALDNAQRLFPTLNYAVSVEEACERADAVLVLTEWRQFIDLDPGDLADRVRARVIVDGRNCLDAARWTQAGWRVFRLGAPRP; this is encoded by the coding sequence ATGCGATGCACCGTCTTCGGCACCGGTTACCTGGGTGCGACCCACGCCGTCGGAATGGCGGAACTGGGACACGAGGTGGTCGGGGTCGACATCGACTCGGGCAAGATCGCCAAGCTCGCCGGCGGTGACATCCCCTTCTACGAGCCCGGCCTGCGCAAGCTGCTGACGAAGAACCTGGCGGCCGGGCGGCTGCGGTTCACCACCGACTACGACCTGGCTGCCGAGTTCGCCGACGTGCATTTCCTCGGGGTCGGGACACCGCAGAAGAAGGGCGAGTACGGCGCCGACCTGCGCCACGTGTACGCCGTCATCGACGCGCTGGTGCCGCGGCTGACGAGATCCTCGGTGCTGGTGGGCAAGTCGACCGTGCCGGTGGGAACCGCGGCCGAGCTCAACCACCGGGCGGCCGCCCTGACACCCCGCGGCGTCGACGTGGAGATCGCCTGGAACCCGGAGTTCCTGCGCGAGGGCTACGCGGTGCACGACACCCTGCACCCGGACCGCATCGTCCTTGGCGTGCAACAGGATTCGACGCGCGCCGAGACGGCCGTGCGCGAGCTCTACGGCCCGCTGCTCGCCGAGGGAGTGCCGTTCCTGGTGACGGACCTGCAGACCGCGGAGCTGGTCAAGGTTTCCGCCAACGCCTTTCTGGCCACCAAGATCTCGTTCATCAACGCCATTTCCGAGGTGTGCGAGGCGGCGGGTGCCGACGTCAGCGTGCTGGCGGACGCGCTCGGCTACGACCCCCGGATCGGTCGCCAATTCCTCAACGCCGGTTTGGGTTTCGGCGGCGGCTGCCTGCCCAAGGACATCCGCGCCTTCATGGCCCGCGCCGGTGAACTGGGCGCCGACCAGGCGCTGACGTTCCTGCGCGAGGTCGACAGCATCAACATGCGCCGGCGCACCCGGATGGTGGAGCTCGCCAGCGCCGCCTGCGGCGGATCGCTGCTGGGCGCCAACATCGCCGTGCTGGGCGCGGCGTTCAAGCCCGAATCCGACGACGTGCGCGACTCGCCCGCGCTCAACGTCGCCGGCCAGCTGCAGCTCAACGGCGCCGCGGTCAACGTGTACGACCCCAAGGCGCTGGACAACGCGCAGCGGCTGTTCCCCACGCTGAACTACGCGGTGTCGGTCGAGGAGGCCTGCGAGCGCGCGGACGCGGTGCTCGTTCTCACCGAGTGGCGGCAGTTCATCGACCTCGACCCCGGGGACCTGGCCGACCGGGTGCGCGCCCGCGTCATCGTCGACGGCCGCAACTGCCTCGACGCCGCACGCTGGACGCAAGCGGGCTGGCGGGTGTTCCGGCTGGGCGCGCCGCGCCCCTGA
- a CDS encoding (Fe-S)-binding protein: MTTQMLIRLVVGMGMTLVVAALAARRVLWLFKLITSGKPAPGHTDEPGKRIWAEVSEVFGQRRLLKWSIPGLAHFFTMWGFFILLTVYIEAYGLLFQDNFHIPIIGRWDALGFLQDFFATAVFLGITTFAIIRLTRSPREIGRSSRFYGSHTGGAWLVLFMIFNVIWTYVLVRGSAVNNGTLPYGKGAFLSQLFGVILRPLGQPANEIIETVALLLHIAVMLAFLIIVLHSKHMHIFTAPINVIFKRLPNGLGPLMPLEHDGKPIDFENPPDDAEFGRGKIEDFSWKAMLDFATCTECGRCQSQCPAWNTGKPLSPKLVIMDLRDHWMAKAPYILGDKESPLENTPEGGIGEELSGEKHAEAHHVPESGFGRVMGSGPEQATRPLVGTAEQGGVIDPDVLWSCVTCGACVEQCPVDIEHVDHIVDMRRYQVMMESEFPSELSVLFKNLETKANPWGQNASDRTNWIDEVDFDVPVYGEDVDSFDGYEYLFWVGCAGAYDDKAKKTTKAVAELLAIAGVKYLVLGTGETCNGDSARRSGNEFLFQQLAAQAVETLDGVFEGVETVDRKIVVTCPHCFNTLGREYRQLGANYSVLHHTQLLNRLIRDNKLVPVTPVSQDITYHDPCYLGRHNKVYEAPRELIGAAGATLTEMPRHAERSFCCGAGGARMWMEEHIGKRINHERVDEALATGASTIATGCPFCRVMVTDGVNDRAEEAGRTGVEVLDVAQVLLGSLEYDKATLPEKGTAAKEAEKRAAAAPKATATVEAPARETEQEPAEAAPKAEAAPKAESAPAAPVKGLGIAGGAKRPGAKKAAPAAEAEAEAPAASSEAPAAPAKGLGIAAGAKRPGAKKAAPAAEAKAEAPTAEAAPAAEEKAEAKAPAAPVKGLGIAAGAKRPGAKKAAPAAEAPRAEAPKAEASKPAEQAEAEPAPKAEPAKQADGDGAPAGPPVKGLGIARGARPPGKR, translated from the coding sequence GTGACGACGCAGATGCTCATCAGACTGGTAGTGGGCATGGGCATGACGCTGGTCGTGGCCGCACTGGCTGCCCGGCGGGTCCTGTGGCTGTTCAAGCTGATCACGTCCGGGAAGCCCGCCCCGGGACACACCGACGAACCCGGCAAACGAATCTGGGCCGAGGTCTCCGAGGTCTTCGGGCAGCGTCGCCTGCTCAAGTGGTCCATCCCCGGCCTGGCCCACTTCTTCACCATGTGGGGATTCTTCATCCTGCTGACGGTCTACATCGAGGCCTACGGGCTGCTGTTCCAGGACAACTTCCACATCCCGATCATCGGGCGCTGGGACGCGCTGGGCTTCCTGCAGGACTTCTTCGCCACCGCCGTCTTCCTGGGCATCACCACGTTCGCGATCATCCGGCTGACGCGCAGCCCGCGCGAGATCGGCCGCTCGTCGCGGTTCTACGGCTCGCACACCGGCGGCGCCTGGCTGGTGCTGTTCATGATCTTCAACGTCATCTGGACCTACGTCCTGGTGCGCGGGTCCGCGGTCAACAACGGCACGCTGCCCTACGGCAAGGGCGCGTTCCTGTCGCAGCTGTTCGGCGTGATCCTGCGTCCGCTGGGCCAGCCCGCCAACGAGATCATCGAAACCGTGGCCCTGCTGCTGCACATCGCGGTCATGCTGGCGTTCCTGATCATCGTGCTGCACTCCAAGCACATGCACATCTTCACGGCGCCCATCAACGTCATCTTCAAGCGGCTGCCCAACGGGCTCGGGCCGCTGATGCCGCTGGAACACGACGGCAAGCCGATCGACTTCGAAAACCCGCCCGACGACGCCGAATTCGGCCGCGGCAAGATCGAGGACTTCAGCTGGAAGGCGATGCTGGACTTCGCCACCTGCACCGAATGCGGGCGCTGTCAGTCGCAGTGCCCGGCGTGGAACACCGGCAAGCCGCTCTCGCCGAAGCTCGTCATCATGGACCTGCGCGACCACTGGATGGCCAAGGCGCCCTACATCCTCGGTGACAAGGAGAGCCCCCTCGAGAACACGCCGGAGGGCGGCATCGGCGAGGAGCTGTCCGGCGAGAAGCACGCCGAGGCGCACCACGTCCCCGAGTCCGGGTTCGGCCGCGTCATGGGGTCCGGCCCCGAGCAGGCCACCCGCCCGCTGGTCGGCACCGCCGAACAGGGCGGCGTCATCGACCCCGACGTGCTGTGGTCGTGCGTGACCTGCGGCGCCTGCGTGGAGCAGTGCCCGGTGGACATCGAGCACGTCGACCACATCGTCGACATGCGCCGCTACCAGGTGATGATGGAGTCGGAGTTCCCGTCCGAGCTGTCGGTGCTGTTCAAGAACCTGGAGACCAAGGCCAACCCGTGGGGCCAGAACGCCTCCGACCGCACCAACTGGATCGACGAGGTGGACTTCGACGTCCCCGTCTACGGCGAAGACGTCGACAGCTTCGACGGCTACGAGTACCTGTTCTGGGTCGGCTGCGCCGGCGCCTACGACGACAAGGCCAAGAAGACCACCAAGGCCGTCGCCGAACTGCTGGCCATCGCCGGGGTGAAGTACCTGGTGCTGGGGACCGGCGAAACCTGCAACGGCGACTCCGCGCGCCGCTCGGGCAACGAGTTCCTGTTCCAGCAGCTGGCCGCGCAGGCCGTCGAGACCCTGGACGGGGTGTTCGAGGGCGTGGAGACGGTGGACCGCAAGATCGTCGTCACCTGCCCGCACTGCTTCAACACGCTGGGCCGCGAATATCGCCAGCTGGGCGCCAACTACTCGGTGCTGCACCACACCCAGCTGCTCAACCGGCTGATCCGCGACAACAAGCTGGTGCCGGTGACGCCCGTTTCTCAGGACATCACCTATCACGACCCGTGCTACCTGGGCCGGCACAACAAGGTGTACGAGGCGCCGCGCGAGCTGATCGGGGCCGCGGGGGCCACGCTCACCGAGATGCCGCGCCACGCCGAGCGCAGCTTCTGCTGCGGTGCCGGCGGCGCGCGGATGTGGATGGAAGAGCACATCGGCAAGCGGATCAACCACGAACGCGTCGACGAGGCCCTGGCCACCGGGGCGTCGACGATCGCCACCGGCTGCCCGTTCTGCCGCGTGATGGTCACCGACGGCGTCAACGACCGCGCCGAGGAGGCCGGCCGCACCGGCGTCGAGGTGCTCGACGTGGCCCAGGTGCTGCTCGGCTCCCTCGAGTACGACAAGGCGACGCTGCCGGAGAAGGGCACGGCCGCAAAGGAAGCCGAGAAGCGGGCGGCTGCTGCGCCCAAGGCCACCGCGACCGTCGAGGCGCCGGCCAGGGAGACCGAGCAGGAACCCGCCGAGGCCGCCCCGAAGGCCGAAGCCGCGCCGAAAGCCGAATCCGCGCCCGCCGCTCCCGTGAAGGGGTTGGGCATCGCCGGCGGGGCGAAGAGGCCCGGCGCCAAGAAGGCCGCCCCGGCGGCCGAGGCCGAGGCGGAGGCACCCGCGGCGTCTTCCGAGGCACCCGCCGCCCCGGCCAAGGGGTTGGGCATCGCCGCGGGCGCCAAGCGTCCCGGGGCCAAGAAGGCCGCCCCGGCGGCCGAGGCCAAGGCGGAGGCGCCCACGGCCGAGGCCGCACCCGCGGCTGAGGAGAAGGCCGAAGCCAAGGCGCCCGCGGCGCCGGTCAAGGGGTTGGGCATCGCCGCGGGCGCCAAGCGCCCCGGCGCCAAGAAGGCCGCCCCGGCAGCCGAGGCACCCAGGGCCGAGGCGCCCAAGGCGGAGGCATCCAAGCCCGCCGAGCAGGCGGAAGCCGAGCCCGCGCCGAAAGCGGAGCCCGCAAAACAGGCCGACGGCGACGGCGCACCGGCGGGCCCGCCGGTCAAAGGCCTGGGTATCGCCCGCGGGGCCCGCCCGCCGGGCAAGCGCTGA
- a CDS encoding Hsp70 family protein, whose protein sequence is MSESLGLSIGAAHLVAARAGSAPVVRSAVLTLFEHRPTEVGLPEENPNLTENGMVLRGFVERVGDRSPLVAPDGTKYLGEVLTVEAIEAMARTVGYGAPITIAVPAYWSEAQFAALRDEFFAQPDLARGGVTPVLVSDATAALAALRGRPGFPTAGVVALCDFGASGTTITLMDAGANFTHIGPSVRYADFSGDAIDRLVLGRLQASDDTMADMAGTVRMGSQARLLDACRRAKEQLSTAATATLAAAPGANAQLSRAELDQLISEPLDRFLDTLEEALRRNAIPVSRLAAVATVGGGASIPLLSARLSERFRVPVHTAPQPAASAAIGAASLGGQQAPAGAPTAAGAVVEAPTEMVGTAGIDMTQAASAARATDVDGALAWSQDADGADEPVPYTGRDATGEYTDEATDLDRAAGDRYAAQEGGLPWYKRTALVLTVAGAAAAVLVAIVLALTLGHPKPTPVTTTPAPPPTSQTVTITGPDNSTTVTVLPPPPPPPSSSEQPPATTTTEPPTTTTTTPPPTTTTTTPPPTTTTTTAPPTTTSQAPTTTAAPPTTTRFRPLLPPFVPQPRP, encoded by the coding sequence ATGAGCGAGTCGCTCGGGCTGTCGATCGGGGCGGCCCACCTGGTGGCGGCCCGGGCGGGAAGCGCCCCGGTGGTCCGCAGCGCCGTGTTGACCCTCTTCGAGCACCGGCCGACCGAAGTTGGCCTGCCGGAAGAGAACCCGAACCTGACCGAAAACGGGATGGTGCTCCGCGGCTTCGTCGAGCGCGTCGGCGACCGCTCCCCCTTGGTGGCGCCCGACGGGACGAAGTACCTCGGCGAGGTGCTGACGGTCGAGGCGATCGAGGCCATGGCCCGCACGGTCGGCTACGGCGCACCGATCACCATCGCCGTCCCCGCGTACTGGTCCGAGGCCCAGTTCGCCGCGCTGCGTGACGAATTCTTCGCCCAGCCGGATCTCGCCCGCGGCGGTGTGACCCCGGTGCTGGTGTCCGACGCCACCGCGGCGCTGGCGGCACTGCGCGGCAGGCCGGGATTCCCGACCGCCGGCGTCGTCGCGCTGTGCGATTTCGGCGCCAGCGGCACCACCATCACCCTGATGGACGCCGGAGCGAATTTCACCCACATCGGTCCGTCGGTGCGCTACGCCGATTTCTCGGGCGACGCGATCGATCGGCTCGTCCTCGGCCGCCTGCAGGCCTCCGACGACACCATGGCCGACATGGCCGGCACCGTGCGGATGGGCTCGCAGGCCCGGCTGCTCGACGCATGCCGGCGCGCCAAGGAGCAACTGTCGACCGCCGCGACCGCGACCCTCGCGGCGGCTCCGGGCGCCAACGCGCAGCTGTCGCGCGCCGAGCTGGATCAGCTGATCTCCGAACCGCTGGACCGATTCCTGGACACCCTCGAGGAAGCGTTGCGCCGCAACGCCATTCCGGTATCCAGGCTGGCCGCCGTGGCGACCGTCGGCGGCGGCGCCAGCATCCCACTGCTCTCCGCGCGGCTGTCGGAGCGTTTTCGGGTGCCGGTCCACACCGCGCCGCAGCCCGCGGCCAGCGCCGCGATCGGCGCGGCGTCGCTCGGTGGTCAGCAGGCGCCGGCGGGCGCCCCGACCGCCGCGGGCGCCGTCGTGGAAGCGCCCACCGAGATGGTGGGCACCGCCGGAATCGACATGACCCAGGCCGCGTCGGCCGCCCGGGCCACCGACGTGGACGGCGCGCTGGCCTGGTCGCAGGACGCCGACGGCGCCGACGAGCCGGTGCCCTACACCGGGCGCGACGCCACCGGTGAGTACACCGATGAGGCAACCGATCTCGACCGGGCCGCCGGCGACCGCTACGCCGCCCAGGAGGGCGGGCTGCCGTGGTACAAGCGCACGGCCCTGGTCCTGACCGTCGCCGGCGCCGCGGCGGCGGTGCTGGTGGCCATCGTGTTGGCGCTGACCCTGGGCCACCCCAAGCCCACCCCGGTCACCACCACACCGGCTCCCCCGCCGACGTCGCAAACCGTGACCATCACCGGGCCGGACAACAGCACCACCGTGACGGTCCTGCCGCCGCCCCCGCCGCCGCCGTCGTCGTCCGAGCAGCCGCCGGCCACCACGACGACCGAGCCGCCGACCACCACCACCACGACGCCCCCGCCGACCACCACCACCACGACGCCCCCGCCGACCACGACCACAACGACCGCGCCGCCGACCACGACCTCGCAGGCGCCGACCACCACGGCCGCGCCCCCCACGACGACCCGCTTCCGGCCGCTCCTGCCACCCTTCGTGCCCCAACCCCGGCCCTGA
- a CDS encoding pyridoxal phosphate-dependent aminotransferase has protein sequence MDTSGTIGEVTMHQLPLHASAHHRQRVFAQSSKLRDVLYEIRGPVHQHAARLEAEGHRILKLNIGNPAPFGFEAPDVIMRDMIQALPYAQGYSDSQGILPARRAVVTRYELVEGFPRFDVDDVYLGNGCSELITMTLQALLDNGDEVLIPSPDYPLWTASTSLAGGTPVHYLCDETQGWQPDIADLESKITERTKALVIINPNNPTGAVYSHGVLTQMVELARKHELLLLADEIYDKILYDDAKHINVATLAPDMLCLTFNGLSKAYRVAGYRAGWLAITGPKDHAESFIEGINLLANMRLCPNVPAQHGIQVALGGHQSIEDLVLPGGRLLEQRDVAWEKLNEIPGVSCVKPEGALYAFPRLDPEVYDITDDEQLVLDLLLQEKILVTQGTGFNWPAPDHLRIVTLPWARDLAAAIERLGNFLVGYRQ, from the coding sequence GTGGACACAAGTGGCACCATTGGTGAGGTGACCATGCACCAACTGCCCCTGCACGCGAGCGCCCACCATCGGCAGCGCGTCTTCGCGCAGTCGTCCAAGCTCCGGGACGTCCTGTACGAGATCCGCGGTCCGGTGCACCAGCACGCCGCGCGGCTGGAGGCCGAAGGGCACCGCATCCTCAAGCTCAACATCGGCAATCCGGCGCCGTTCGGCTTCGAGGCGCCCGACGTGATCATGCGCGACATGATCCAGGCGCTGCCGTACGCCCAGGGCTACTCGGATTCGCAGGGCATCCTGCCCGCCCGCCGCGCGGTGGTCACCCGTTACGAGTTGGTCGAGGGCTTCCCCCGGTTCGACGTCGACGACGTCTACCTGGGCAACGGGTGCTCCGAGCTGATCACGATGACGCTGCAGGCCCTGCTCGACAACGGCGACGAGGTGTTGATCCCGTCGCCGGACTACCCGCTGTGGACGGCGTCGACGTCGCTGGCCGGCGGCACGCCCGTGCACTACCTGTGCGACGAGACCCAGGGGTGGCAGCCCGACATCGCCGACCTGGAATCCAAGATCACCGAGCGCACCAAGGCGTTGGTCATCATCAACCCCAACAACCCGACCGGCGCCGTCTACAGCCACGGGGTGCTCACCCAGATGGTGGAACTCGCGCGCAAGCACGAACTGCTGCTGCTGGCCGACGAGATCTACGACAAGATCCTCTACGACGACGCCAAGCACATCAACGTGGCCACGCTGGCGCCGGACATGTTGTGCCTCACCTTCAATGGGCTGTCCAAGGCCTACCGGGTCGCCGGCTACCGCGCGGGCTGGCTGGCGATCACCGGCCCCAAGGACCACGCCGAGAGCTTCATCGAGGGCATCAACCTGCTGGCCAATATGCGGCTGTGCCCCAATGTGCCCGCCCAGCACGGCATTCAGGTGGCCCTGGGGGGCCACCAGAGCATCGAAGACCTGGTGCTGCCCGGCGGCCGGCTGCTCGAGCAGCGCGACGTAGCGTGGGAGAAACTCAACGAGATTCCCGGGGTGTCCTGCGTGAAGCCCGAGGGCGCGCTGTACGCCTTCCCCCGCCTCGACCCCGAGGTCTACGACATCACCGACGACGAACAGCTCGTCCTCGACCTGCTGCTGCAGGAGAAGATCCTGGTCACCCAGGGCACCGGATTCAATTGGCCGGCACCGGATCACCTGCGCATCGTGACGCTGCCGTGGGCCCGCGACCTGGCCGCGGCGATCGAGCGGTTGGGCAACTTCCTGGTCGGCTATCGCCAGTAA
- a CDS encoding maleylpyruvate isomerase family mycothiol-dependent enzyme → MDYAGAFLEENRAFSELFRDVDQSTPVPTCPGWSLSQLLRHVGRGDRWAAQIVRDRLQEFLDPRSVEGGKPPPDPADAISWLHGGAQRLVDAVELTGVETPVWTFLGPRAANWWIRRRLHEVAVHRADAAIALGSPYTLDAAVAADAITEWLERVAIQAGSDGAPLPLDGDDTLHLHATDPGLGAAGEWTIGVDDGRITWSHEHGKGTAALRGGATELLLAILRRLPLADTGVALFGDERVWQNWLDRTPL, encoded by the coding sequence GTGGACTACGCCGGCGCATTCCTCGAAGAGAACCGCGCATTCTCGGAGCTTTTCCGCGATGTCGACCAGTCCACGCCGGTGCCGACCTGCCCGGGCTGGAGCCTGAGCCAACTGCTGCGCCACGTCGGGCGCGGCGACCGCTGGGCGGCGCAGATCGTGCGCGACCGGCTCCAGGAGTTTCTCGACCCCCGGTCCGTCGAGGGCGGCAAGCCGCCACCCGATCCGGCCGACGCGATCTCCTGGTTGCACGGCGGAGCGCAGCGGCTCGTCGACGCCGTCGAGCTCACCGGGGTGGAAACCCCGGTGTGGACGTTCCTCGGCCCCCGCGCGGCGAACTGGTGGATCCGGCGCCGCCTGCACGAGGTCGCCGTGCACCGGGCCGACGCGGCCATCGCCCTGGGATCCCCCTACACCCTGGACGCCGCGGTGGCCGCCGACGCGATCACCGAATGGCTGGAGCGGGTCGCGATCCAGGCCGGAAGCGACGGGGCGCCGCTGCCGCTCGACGGCGACGACACCCTGCACCTACACGCCACCGACCCCGGGCTCGGCGCAGCCGGCGAGTGGACGATCGGCGTCGACGACGGCCGGATCACCTGGTCGCACGAGCACGGCAAGGGCACCGCGGCCCTGCGGGGCGGTGCGACCGAACTGCTGCTGGCCATCCTGCGCCGGCTGCCGCTCGCGGACACCGGCGTCGCGCTGTTCGGCGACGAGCGGGTGTGGCAGAACTGGCTGGACCGTACCCCGCTCTAG
- the rfbA gene encoding glucose-1-phosphate thymidylyltransferase RfbA, protein MRGIILAGGSGTRLHPITVGISKQLLPVYDKPMVYYPLSTLMMAGIRDILVITTPHDAAGFERLLGDGSQFGINISYVTQERPDGLAQAFVLGADHIGNDSVALVLGDNIFYGPGLGTSLSRFQTISGGAVFAYWVANPSAYGVVEFSDDGTALSLEEKPKTPKSNYAVPGLYFYDNDVIEIARGLKKSARGEYEITEVNQIYLNRGRLSVEVMARGTAWLDTGTFDSLLDASDFVRTLERRQGLKVSVPEEVAWQQGWITDEQLAEQAQTLLKSGYGGYLLDLLERSRFH, encoded by the coding sequence ATGCGCGGGATCATCCTGGCCGGCGGCTCGGGCACTCGCCTGCACCCGATCACCGTGGGCATCAGCAAGCAGTTGCTGCCGGTGTACGACAAACCGATGGTCTACTACCCGCTGTCCACCCTGATGATGGCCGGGATTCGCGACATCCTGGTGATCACCACCCCGCACGACGCGGCGGGCTTCGAGCGGCTCCTGGGCGACGGCTCGCAATTCGGGATCAACATCAGCTACGTCACGCAGGAACGGCCCGACGGCCTGGCCCAGGCCTTCGTCCTGGGCGCCGACCACATCGGCAACGACTCGGTGGCATTGGTGTTGGGAGACAACATCTTCTACGGCCCCGGCCTGGGCACCAGCCTGAGCCGTTTCCAAACCATCAGCGGCGGAGCGGTTTTCGCGTACTGGGTGGCCAACCCGTCGGCGTACGGTGTCGTCGAGTTCAGTGACGACGGCACGGCGCTGTCGCTGGAGGAGAAACCCAAGACGCCGAAATCCAATTACGCGGTGCCGGGTCTGTATTTCTACGACAACGACGTGATCGAGATCGCCAGGGGCCTGAAGAAGTCCGCACGCGGGGAGTACGAGATCACCGAGGTCAACCAGATCTATCTGAATCGGGGCCGGCTCTCGGTCGAGGTGATGGCCCGCGGAACGGCCTGGCTCGACACCGGCACGTTCGACTCCCTGCTCGACGCCAGCGACTTCGTGCGCACGCTGGAACGGCGGCAAGGCCTGAAGGTCAGCGTCCCCGAGGAAGTGGCGTGGCAGCAGGGCTGGATCACCGACGAGCAGCTGGCCGAGCAAGCGCAGACCCTGCTCAAGTCCGGGTATGGCGGCTATCTGCTGGATCTGTTGGAGCGGAGCCGATTTCACTAG
- a CDS encoding YibE/F family protein, with protein sequence MDRVSHSHSHSHSLSGPAPVDPLPARIVVGLLVAIGLAVLAGAVVLWPSREHVDIPMPLQNAAGGAVSTQAGHVLSSGMGDCGSPSVSQVLTTAPQPAPPGAGRCVLTQVAIDSGPNAGASTLLESSPGPGQPKFAVGDHIRLVRQVDDQGATSYAFYDFERGWSLVALAVAFAVVVVAVARWRGLLALVGIVVAFSVLVVFLLPALRDGAPAIPVALVASAAILYAVIYLAHGVSLRTSAALLGTLTSLLLAAGLSWAAIRVAHLTGLSDDQNATVSAYLGNVSIGGLLLAGFIIGSLGVLNDVTVTQASTVFELAHLGGSRRAIFVGAIRVGRDHIASTVYTLVLAYAGSSLPLLLLFSVANRSLTDVLTSESVAIEIARSAVGGVALALSVPLTTAIAAALAKPSEIGSAPTDPADSRHTRT encoded by the coding sequence GTGGACCGGGTGAGCCACTCCCACTCCCACTCGCACAGCCTGTCCGGCCCGGCCCCGGTCGACCCGCTGCCCGCCAGGATCGTCGTCGGGCTGCTGGTCGCGATCGGTCTGGCGGTACTGGCGGGCGCCGTCGTGCTGTGGCCCAGCCGCGAGCACGTCGACATCCCCATGCCGTTGCAGAACGCGGCCGGCGGCGCCGTGAGCACGCAGGCCGGGCACGTGCTGTCCAGCGGCATGGGCGATTGCGGGAGCCCGTCGGTCAGCCAGGTGCTCACCACCGCACCACAACCGGCGCCGCCGGGCGCCGGCCGGTGCGTGCTGACCCAGGTGGCCATCGATTCCGGCCCCAACGCCGGCGCCAGCACGTTGCTGGAGTCCTCCCCCGGCCCCGGCCAGCCGAAGTTCGCGGTGGGAGACCACATTCGGCTCGTCCGCCAGGTCGACGACCAGGGCGCCACCAGCTACGCGTTCTACGACTTCGAACGGGGCTGGTCGTTGGTCGCCCTGGCCGTCGCGTTCGCGGTGGTGGTCGTCGCGGTGGCGCGCTGGCGGGGGCTGCTGGCGCTGGTCGGCATCGTGGTCGCGTTCTCGGTGCTGGTGGTGTTTCTGCTGCCCGCGCTGCGCGACGGGGCCCCCGCGATTCCGGTGGCCCTGGTGGCCTCGGCGGCGATCCTCTACGCGGTCATCTATCTGGCCCACGGCGTGAGCCTGCGGACCAGCGCCGCGCTGCTGGGCACCCTGACGTCGCTGCTGCTGGCCGCGGGATTGTCCTGGGCCGCAATACGAGTGGCCCATCTGACCGGCCTGTCCGACGACCAGAACGCCACCGTCAGCGCGTACCTGGGCAACGTGTCGATCGGCGGCCTGCTGCTCGCGGGCTTCATCATCGGGTCGCTGGGTGTGCTCAACGATGTGACGGTGACCCAGGCCTCGACGGTGTTCGAGCTGGCCCACCTCGGCGGTTCGCGACGCGCGATCTTCGTGGGCGCCATTCGGGTCGGTCGCGACCACATCGCCAGCACGGTGTACACGCTGGTGCTGGCCTATGCCGGCAGTTCGCTGCCGCTGCTGCTGCTGTTCAGCGTGGCCAACCGCTCCCTGACCGACGTGCTGACCAGTGAGAGCGTGGCGATCGAGATCGCCCGGTCGGCGGTGGGCGGTGTCGCGCTGGCGTTGTCGGTGCCGCTGACGACAGCGATCGCCGCGGCGCTGGCGAAGCCTAGTGAAATCGGCTCCGCTCCAACAGATCCAGCAGATAGCCGCCATACCCGGACTTGA